AACTACAGGGCCGATGATTTGGGAAATCTTACCTTCTTGCATAGTGACAGTTTGGATAGGATTTTATTGTGTAATCAAACGTTGGTGCTTCCGGGCTACTGTGCCTTCTCTCTTATTAATTGCGCGTCACATGACTCCTCTGCCTTGGCTGTTCCGGATACGAGCCACCTGAGGGACTTGAACCCACGACCTACTATTTACGAAACAGTTGCTCTACCAACTGAGCTAAGGTGGCTTAAGCAGGGCGAAAAATCAAGTGCAAATATATTTTTTTTTATAGAGAATCACAAAGACTAAATATCGCGTGATTTATGGCCGTCACAAAAAAGAAGAATTGTTATATTACGGAGCGTAGTCAATAGAGATTATTTTACTTTTAATCGGTTTCGTATGAAAAAAATGGTGTTTTCATTGAAAAGGCGGGTGTTTGCACTCTTGTTCCTCGGCACTCTTGCCGCGACACTGTTTGCTCCCACTCCTGCTGCAGCCTTGCCATTGGCGCCAGAGTTTACTGCAGTTTCTCTTGATGGCAAAACGGTAGCATCGACTAAACTTGCAGGAAAGGCTTATATCGTTAATTTTTTTGCATCATGGTGTCCTCCCTGCAGGGCAGAGATTCCTGATATGGTTCTCCTTCAGAAGAAGTATGAATCAAAGGGGTTTACGTTTATCGGTGTGGCGGTCAATGAAAATGAACCCTCCATGCGTGCTTTTATAACAAAGAACGGCATCAGCTATCCTGTGGTCATGGTCGAAGAGCGACTGATCAAGGCTTTCAGCCGATATATCGAAGGAGGGATTCGTGCAATTCCGACCTCATTTGTTGTCAACTCGTCAGGTCGCATCACCCAGGTCATTACCGGTGGACGAAGCAAAGAGGTGTTTGAAAAAATAATAATTGACGCCCTCAAAAAACCGGTAACCCACAAATAACGTCGTCATTCCATGATTGATGGTTTTCAGTTCCGGTCTCGTTTTGTACAGATCGCATTTTTTTCTACACGTCCGCAATCAGGGGTGATTGCGGACGTTTTTTTTTATAACCAATAGCTTATTAAGAACGATTATGACGTTAATGCAGATGAATCCGCCGGACTATGTGAAAAACAAAAAGCTGATCCAATGGGTGCAGGAGATGGCTGAGCAATGTTGTCCGAGTACCATACACTGGTGTGACGGTTCAGAGGAAGAGTACGACATCCTTGCCCGCCAGATGGTAGAGAGTGGTACGTTTATCAAATTGTCGGAAGAGAAGCGCCCGAACAGCTATCTCTGCCGTTCGGACCCGAGTGATGTTGCAAGGGTTGAAGACAGAACCTACATCTGCAGTATTCGCCGCCAGGATGCAGGTCCAACCAACAATTGGGTCGCTCCGAGGGAGATGAAAGAGACCCTGAAAGGGCTTTTCAAGGGCTGTATGACTGGCCGAACCATGTATGTTATTCCTTTCAGCATGGGGCCTCTTGGGTCTCCCATTGCCCATATCGGTGTCGAAATTACCGATTCTCCCTATGTCGTCACGAATATGCGTATCATGACGCGGATGGGTATCAAGGTTATGGAGTTGCTGGGTGAAAACAGCGATTTTGTGCCTTGTCTGCACTCTGTCGGCGCTCCGCTCCAGCCTGGTGAGCAGGATG
The DNA window shown above is from Pelodictyon phaeoclathratiforme BU-1 and carries:
- a CDS encoding TlpA family protein disulfide reductase, which encodes MKKMVFSLKRRVFALLFLGTLAATLFAPTPAAALPLAPEFTAVSLDGKTVASTKLAGKAYIVNFFASWCPPCRAEIPDMVLLQKKYESKGFTFIGVAVNENEPSMRAFITKNGISYPVVMVEERLIKAFSRYIEGGIRAIPTSFVVNSSGRITQVITGGRSKEVFEKIIIDALKKPVTHK